The following coding sequences lie in one Streptomyces sp. NBC_00510 genomic window:
- a CDS encoding winged helix-turn-helix domain-containing protein: MRVAFGVLGPVVAWDGDGRALALKGPRHREVLARLVVARRRVVPVTRLVADLWDEPPAGAVGAVQTFVGALRRELEPERPPRAPARLLVTAGTGYALRADPDAVDAWRFEAAVDAAAALPPAAALTRLEEALELWRGPSYGEYADREWARGERSRLAELRLRAVERRAEARLELGLAAEAVPDLDAHLIAHPWREDAWRLLALALYRSGRQGDALAVLRRARAMLARGLGLDPGAALRRLEADMLAQDPRLDPPAPAPAGPGDAAARVWARAAEAYDRTVTAGARARLESTVGLLRNLALTGGGGLEATREHRLAAVAAAEESGDPELTARVIGAYDVPAIWTRSDDPEQARRIVAAAERTLAALPADAAHETARCRLLATIAVETRGIRSARGPLAARQAEETARRLDDPALLAFALNGVFMQTCARAGLAPRRDAIGAELVALARRHGLTTYEVLGHLIRVQARSALADLPAADVHAAAVDVLAERHELPLAGVFTQWYRALRTAASGGGPRAGAAYRAAAARLEGAGMPGVERGLLPLALLCLDLADGSVPAARIAERVDPAAEWGPYRPWAEPFVLLHTGRRAEALTALRALPEPPPDLMYEALCCVQSVLAVELGDRDALEVLHARLLPAAGELAGAGSGLLTAGPVDRYLVAVTAALAP, from the coding sequence GTGCGGGTCGCTTTCGGTGTGCTCGGGCCGGTCGTCGCCTGGGACGGTGACGGTCGCGCACTGGCGCTCAAGGGTCCCCGGCACCGGGAGGTGCTGGCGCGGCTGGTGGTGGCGCGCCGTCGCGTCGTACCGGTGACCCGTCTGGTGGCGGACCTGTGGGACGAACCCCCGGCCGGCGCCGTCGGGGCCGTGCAGACCTTCGTCGGGGCGCTGCGCCGCGAGCTGGAACCGGAGCGGCCGCCCCGCGCGCCCGCCCGGCTGCTGGTCACCGCAGGCACCGGGTACGCGCTGCGGGCGGACCCGGACGCCGTGGACGCCTGGCGGTTCGAGGCCGCCGTCGACGCCGCCGCGGCACTGCCGCCCGCAGCGGCGCTGACGCGGCTCGAGGAGGCGCTGGAACTGTGGCGCGGTCCCTCGTACGGCGAGTACGCCGACCGGGAGTGGGCCCGCGGCGAGCGCTCCCGCCTCGCCGAACTGCGGCTGCGGGCGGTGGAACGGCGGGCCGAGGCCCGGCTGGAGCTCGGCCTGGCCGCCGAGGCGGTGCCCGACCTGGACGCGCACCTGATCGCGCATCCGTGGCGGGAGGACGCCTGGCGGCTGCTGGCGCTCGCGCTGTACCGGTCGGGCCGTCAGGGGGACGCGCTCGCCGTGCTGCGCCGGGCCCGTGCGATGCTGGCCCGCGGACTGGGGCTCGACCCGGGAGCGGCGCTGCGCCGCCTGGAGGCGGACATGCTCGCCCAGGACCCGCGCCTGGACCCGCCGGCGCCCGCGCCCGCCGGCCCGGGCGACGCGGCCGCCCGGGTGTGGGCCCGGGCGGCCGAGGCGTACGACCGCACGGTCACCGCCGGGGCCCGCGCACGGCTGGAGTCGACGGTCGGCCTCCTCCGTAATCTCGCGCTGACCGGGGGCGGCGGCCTGGAGGCCACCCGGGAGCACCGCCTGGCGGCCGTCGCCGCGGCGGAGGAGTCCGGCGACCCGGAGCTGACCGCCCGGGTGATCGGTGCCTACGACGTCCCCGCGATCTGGACCCGCAGCGACGACCCGGAGCAGGCCCGCCGTATCGTCGCCGCCGCCGAGCGCACCCTGGCCGCCCTGCCCGCCGACGCCGCGCACGAGACCGCACGCTGCCGCCTGCTGGCCACGATCGCGGTGGAGACGCGCGGCATCCGCTCCGCCCGTGGACCGCTGGCGGCCCGGCAGGCCGAGGAGACGGCCCGCCGGCTCGACGACCCGGCGCTCCTCGCCTTCGCGCTCAACGGGGTGTTCATGCAGACCTGCGCCCGGGCGGGCCTCGCGCCGCGGCGGGACGCGATCGGCGCCGAACTGGTGGCGCTGGCCCGGCGGCACGGGCTGACGACGTACGAGGTGCTCGGTCACCTGATCCGCGTCCAGGCCCGCAGCGCGCTCGCGGACCTCCCCGCGGCCGATGTGCACGCCGCCGCGGTCGACGTCCTGGCCGAACGCCACGAACTGCCCCTGGCGGGGGTGTTCACGCAGTGGTACCGGGCCCTGCGGACGGCCGCCTCCGGGGGCGGGCCGCGGGCCGGGGCCGCCTACCGGGCCGCCGCCGCACGACTGGAGGGCGCCGGGATGCCGGGTGTCGAACGTGGTCTGCTGCCGCTCGCGCTGCTCTGCCTCGACCTGGCCGACGGCAGCGTCCCGGCGGCGCGGATCGCCGAGCGTGTCGACCCCGCGGCGGAGTGGGGGCCGTACCGGCCGTGGGCCGAGCCCTTCGTCCTGCTGCACACCGGCCGCCGCGCCGAGGCCCTGACGGCACTGCGGGCCCTGCCCGAGCCACCCCCCGACCTCATGTACGAGGCCCTGTGCTGCGTGCAGTCCGTGCTCGCCGTCGAGCTCGGCGACCGCGACGCCCTGGAGGTGCTCCACGCCCGCCTGCTGCCCGCCGCCGGGGAACTCGCGGGCGCGGGCAGCGGTCTGCTCACCGCGGGCCCGGTGGACCGGTACCTGGTCGCCGTCACCGCGGCGCTCGCCCCGTAG
- a CDS encoding S8 family serine peptidase, protein MSHRFRRARLTALAALLSTIAAPSVAHAADPDAPASRAAAHTAPAAHSLTLDDGSVLRWSDDGSGTLTRKDGTTRAFPVAGTNGRSAFGGSLTPSAEILQRRADAAALTPYSVGGATGAGSAVRPRTMNSGAVPLPKAVREAVDGIGDRSAARTAAPSAAKDLPTNEGLTTSFQSYLNAGGVNAVGAFRDTATYLRALPGEGQVITNVSLGDLTDQGMADAGDEYVRLNGPTTVLRDGKRYLDFPSLPLIPTYTSDNKGRLDPAGAIEGQDPNLAEVLLDFSMMAPLPHDRQRPEATGSGATDLLGIAPGAQYRLVIPEEPSATGIAAALRAAAAQKPRPDVITASLGFGTDGSIGFPSRWLEDDPEIRDTLRAIVDSGIVVVVSSNDGTRLGLPVSVGPDGGSTPTDVTSSSRAQTSIDDVAPTTTPTLVRDTGVIAAGGTTVDDTLSSDDVRTAVYPTTRYNGSAGYSSGFGTRIDLAAPGDNLPSLIHTPDGPGVVLNGGTSASAPMIAAAAANVLAAAEATGQKLSPREVRKLLVDTGRPIAQPPQADRELRMGPQLDVTAAVEKVLAKRHSLTPAAVRLSVAERQLLSVSPTTAFVEATVPSAIDLAGPADAWGNPSGQNAVSPITFGLDLTGGHRKLTYRLRVGEHGTIPSAGPSLRVLPRELLAAAGLPLASGEARTVQVTFEALDGHKVVASTGQRLTFGAADGTYVQPKAPTAPGSSPLGKSVTVHYDLTGLRDATAPELVLSSVGHWTPSTTSDKWRAQWRTPLTGTKGTVTIPAAAFAPGGAGLYGIGVTLYDGQVFGDFRALRVGPGADQRPQAPLLGQGKSATAHAVELTRAKPRLTVSWDASSAPHADGAAIEFLTPAPTLYGALNTATNQNGSGRDDNGVDHASTLFRALPSVKGRTVLDLKALGLPTGLQYPVRVLATRAGKPVGQASPTSFVQYLDGDTVSGTLENIEVSGGTALLATDDFAEGDDGWIHLEGSATTAYSLSEGTLGTTVSREAGTSMMQEVLGADAGTGHTLIGHRPFDGGVLPEVDLRDTKTGARVKLSALDPGTGSTSVYFQGGAVDPARHRAAVTTFDGVSGVASLWTVDMATGKVSAPIPLNADNPGRAFGNVSVDASTGTFFVATTGTMGPCLSGRVPYWAVSVDPGTREVSPLTTMPACTAGLLPDGKGDRVYVAAGPATPSYTTGEFPTGTWRSADQESLATSAPADLGTRGVMWPVLDTRHHVALVAHLYEEATTGDNNALSEITVLDPDTGKVLARHPVANLVNSTLSTSNFDFTSRRGLFLDPATRTVFLVNPWANGLQRFTY, encoded by the coding sequence ATGTCCCACCGCTTCAGACGAGCGCGTTTGACGGCGCTCGCCGCCCTGTTGTCCACGATCGCCGCGCCTTCCGTCGCGCACGCCGCGGATCCGGACGCCCCGGCGTCCCGGGCCGCGGCCCACACGGCCCCCGCGGCACACTCCCTCACCCTCGACGACGGCTCGGTGCTGCGCTGGTCCGACGACGGGTCAGGCACCCTGACCCGCAAGGACGGCACCACCCGGGCCTTCCCCGTGGCGGGCACGAACGGCCGCAGCGCGTTCGGCGGCTCCCTGACCCCGTCCGCCGAGATCCTCCAGCGCCGGGCCGACGCCGCCGCGCTCACGCCGTACAGCGTGGGCGGCGCCACCGGCGCCGGCTCCGCGGTGCGCCCCCGGACCATGAACTCCGGCGCCGTCCCGCTCCCGAAGGCGGTCCGCGAGGCCGTCGACGGCATCGGCGACCGGAGCGCGGCCCGCACCGCCGCCCCCTCCGCCGCCAAGGACCTGCCCACCAACGAGGGCCTGACCACGTCCTTCCAGTCCTATCTCAACGCGGGCGGCGTCAACGCGGTCGGTGCCTTCCGGGACACCGCGACGTACCTGCGCGCGCTGCCCGGTGAGGGCCAGGTCATCACCAACGTGTCGCTGGGCGACCTCACCGACCAGGGCATGGCCGACGCGGGCGACGAGTACGTGCGCCTCAACGGCCCCACCACGGTGCTCCGCGACGGCAAGCGCTACCTCGACTTCCCCTCCCTGCCGCTCATACCGACCTACACCAGCGACAACAAGGGCCGCCTCGACCCGGCCGGCGCCATCGAGGGCCAGGACCCCAACCTCGCCGAAGTGCTGCTCGACTTCTCGATGATGGCCCCGCTGCCGCACGACCGGCAGCGCCCGGAGGCCACCGGCAGCGGCGCCACCGACCTGCTGGGCATCGCGCCCGGGGCGCAGTACCGGCTCGTGATCCCCGAGGAGCCCTCGGCCACCGGCATCGCGGCCGCGCTGCGGGCAGCGGCCGCCCAGAAGCCCCGGCCGGACGTCATCACCGCGAGCCTCGGCTTCGGCACGGACGGCTCGATCGGCTTCCCCTCGCGGTGGCTGGAGGACGACCCGGAGATCAGGGACACCCTGCGCGCCATCGTGGACTCGGGGATCGTCGTGGTCGTGTCGTCCAACGACGGCACCCGCCTGGGCCTGCCCGTGTCGGTCGGCCCCGACGGCGGCAGCACCCCGACCGACGTGACGTCGAGCAGCCGCGCGCAGACGTCCATCGACGACGTCGCCCCCACCACCACCCCCACCCTGGTCCGTGACACCGGGGTGATCGCCGCCGGCGGCACCACCGTCGACGACACCCTGAGCTCGGACGACGTACGCACCGCCGTCTACCCGACCACCCGCTACAACGGCTCCGCCGGCTACTCCTCGGGGTTCGGCACCCGGATCGACCTGGCGGCGCCCGGCGACAACCTGCCCTCGCTGATCCACACACCGGACGGGCCGGGCGTGGTGCTCAACGGCGGCACCTCGGCCTCGGCCCCGATGATCGCCGCCGCGGCGGCCAACGTGCTGGCGGCCGCCGAGGCGACCGGGCAGAAGCTCAGCCCGCGTGAGGTCCGGAAGCTGCTGGTGGACACCGGCCGCCCGATCGCCCAGCCCCCGCAGGCCGACCGGGAACTGCGGATGGGCCCGCAGCTGGACGTGACCGCGGCGGTGGAGAAGGTGCTCGCCAAGCGCCATTCCCTCACCCCGGCCGCGGTGCGGCTGTCCGTCGCCGAGCGCCAGCTGCTGTCGGTGAGCCCGACCACCGCCTTCGTCGAGGCCACCGTTCCCTCCGCGATCGACCTGGCGGGCCCCGCCGACGCCTGGGGCAACCCGTCCGGGCAGAACGCGGTCTCACCCATCACCTTCGGTCTCGACCTCACCGGCGGGCACCGGAAGCTGACGTACCGTCTGCGCGTCGGCGAGCACGGCACGATCCCGTCCGCCGGCCCGAGCCTGCGGGTCCTGCCGCGTGAGCTGCTGGCCGCCGCCGGCCTGCCCCTCGCCTCCGGCGAAGCGCGCACCGTGCAGGTGACGTTCGAGGCGCTCGACGGGCACAAGGTGGTGGCCTCGACCGGTCAGCGGCTCACCTTCGGCGCGGCCGACGGCACCTATGTGCAGCCGAAGGCCCCGACCGCGCCCGGCTCGTCCCCGCTGGGCAAGTCCGTCACCGTGCACTACGACCTCACCGGCCTGCGGGACGCGACCGCCCCCGAGCTGGTGCTCTCCTCGGTCGGCCACTGGACGCCCTCCACCACCAGCGACAAGTGGCGTGCCCAGTGGCGCACCCCGCTCACCGGCACCAAGGGCACGGTGACCATCCCAGCCGCCGCCTTCGCGCCGGGTGGCGCCGGGCTCTACGGCATCGGCGTCACGCTCTACGACGGCCAGGTCTTCGGGGACTTCCGCGCGCTGCGCGTCGGACCCGGCGCCGACCAGCGGCCGCAGGCACCGCTGCTGGGGCAGGGGAAGTCCGCCACGGCGCACGCCGTCGAACTGACCCGGGCCAAGCCGCGGTTGACGGTCTCCTGGGACGCCTCCTCGGCTCCGCACGCCGACGGCGCGGCCATCGAGTTCCTCACCCCGGCACCCACCCTGTACGGGGCGCTCAACACCGCCACCAACCAGAACGGCAGCGGCCGCGACGACAACGGCGTCGACCACGCCTCCACCCTCTTCCGGGCCCTGCCGTCGGTGAAGGGCCGGACCGTGCTCGACCTCAAGGCCCTCGGCCTGCCGACCGGACTGCAGTACCCGGTCCGGGTCCTGGCCACGCGGGCGGGCAAGCCCGTCGGGCAGGCCTCGCCGACGTCGTTCGTGCAGTACCTCGACGGCGACACGGTCTCCGGCACCCTGGAGAACATCGAGGTCAGCGGGGGCACGGCGCTGCTCGCCACCGACGACTTCGCCGAGGGCGACGACGGCTGGATCCACCTGGAGGGCTCGGCCACCACCGCGTACTCGCTCTCCGAGGGAACCCTCGGCACCACGGTGTCCCGCGAGGCCGGCACCTCGATGATGCAGGAGGTCCTGGGGGCCGACGCCGGCACGGGACACACCCTGATCGGCCACCGGCCGTTCGACGGCGGTGTGCTCCCCGAGGTCGACCTGCGCGACACGAAGACCGGTGCGCGCGTGAAGCTCAGCGCCCTCGACCCGGGCACCGGCTCGACGTCGGTGTACTTCCAGGGCGGAGCCGTCGACCCGGCCCGGCACCGGGCGGCCGTGACGACCTTCGACGGGGTCTCGGGCGTGGCCTCGCTGTGGACCGTCGACATGGCCACCGGCAAGGTCTCCGCGCCGATCCCGCTCAACGCGGACAACCCGGGGCGGGCCTTCGGCAACGTCTCCGTCGACGCGTCCACCGGCACGTTCTTCGTGGCCACCACCGGCACCATGGGGCCCTGCCTGTCCGGGCGCGTCCCCTACTGGGCCGTGTCGGTCGACCCCGGCACCCGCGAGGTGTCGCCGCTGACCACCATGCCGGCCTGCACCGCCGGGCTCCTGCCCGACGGCAAGGGCGACCGGGTGTACGTCGCCGCGGGACCCGCCACCCCCAGCTACACCACGGGCGAGTTCCCGACCGGCACCTGGCGTTCGGCCGACCAGGAGTCCCTGGCCACCTCCGCACCGGCCGACCTGGGCACCCGGGGCGTCATGTGGCCGGTGCTCGACACCCGGCACCACGTCGCCCTCGTCGCCCACCTGTACGAGGAGGCCACCACCGGCGACAACAACGCCCTCAGCGAGATCACCGTCCTCGACCCCGACACCGGGAAGGTGCTCGCCCGGCACCCCGTCGCCAACCTCGTCAACTCCACGCTGAGCACGTCCAACTTCGACTTCACCAGCCGGCGCGGCCTGTTCCTCGACCCCGCCACGCGTACCGTCTTCCTGGTGAACCCCTGGGCCAACGGCCTCCAGCGGTTCACCTACTGA
- a CDS encoding cold-shock protein codes for MATGTVKWFNSEKGFGFIEQDGGGADVFAHYSNIATQGFRELQEGQKVSFDVTQGQKGPQAENILPI; via the coding sequence ATGGCGACCGGCACCGTGAAGTGGTTCAACTCGGAAAAGGGCTTCGGCTTCATCGAGCAGGACGGCGGCGGCGCCGACGTCTTCGCTCACTACTCCAACATCGCCACCCAGGGCTTCCGTGAGCTCCAGGAGGGCCAGAAGGTGAGCTTCGACGTCACGCAGGGCCAGAAGGGCCCGCAGGCCGAGAACATCCTCCCCATCTGA